Proteins from one Mercurialis annua linkage group LG7, ddMerAnnu1.2, whole genome shotgun sequence genomic window:
- the LOC126654570 gene encoding 2-methylpropanoate--CoA ligase CCL4-like gives MNELKPTQPNSSPLTPLTFLERAAIIYDDCPSIIYNKTTYTWSQTYRRCLQLASSLTSLGIKTRHVVSVLAPNIPAMYELHFAVPMSGAILNTINIRLDARTVSILLQHGESKLVFVDIMSKSLALEAISLLPPEAKSPILVLIEDDDYDQEVNDSFKVNASSTCGDRRFVDSYEGLVMKGDPSFKWIRPTSEWDPIVLNYTSGTTSSPKGVVHCHRGSFITALNCLVDWFVPSQPVFLWTLPMFHSNGWNYPWGMAVVGGVNICLRKFDGSIIYSLIKKHNVTHMCAAPVVLNMLSNTVSTTLEKPVHILTAGAPPPAAVLSRTESLGFIITHGYGMTETGGSVTSCAWKQKWNHFPVTERARLKARQGVRTVAMTEVDVIDSETGKSVKRDGLSLGEIVLRGGCIMLGYLKNPEATAKQMKENGWFYTGDVGVMHADGYLEIKDRSKDVIISGGENISSVEVESVLYSYPDIEEAAVVARPDEFWGESPCAFVTLKKSKNKGLCDQKTVEKEIIEYCKAKMPHYMVPKTVVVFKEELPKTSTGKIKKFLLRDMARAMGESRSSRL, from the coding sequence ATGAATGAACTCAAACCAACACAGCCTAACTCATCTCCTCTCACACCACTCACTTTCCTAGAACGAGCAGCAATCATTTACGATGATTGCCCATCGATCATCTACAACAAAACTACTTACACATGGTCACAAACCTACCGTCGCTGTCTTCAACTCGCCTCCTCTCTCACCTCTCTCGGCATCAAAACACGACACGTCGTCTCCGTCCTCGCCCCCAACATCCCCGCCATGTACGAGCTCCATTTTGCAGTTCCCATGTCCGGTGCAATCCTCAACACCATCAACATCCGGCTCGATGCTCGTACCGTCTCGATTCTCCTCCAACATGGCGAATCAAAGCTTGTGTTTGTTGATATCATGAGTAAATCTTTAGCTCTTGAAGCCATCTCTCTACTTCCACCGGAAGCTAAATCTCCAATTCTTGTTCTTATTGAAGATGATGATTATGATCAAGAAGTCAACGATTCTTTCAAAGTCAACGCTTCATCGACATGTGGTGATCGTCGATTCGTTGATAGTTACGAGGGTTTGGTGATGAAGGGTGATCCTAGCTTCAAATGGATCCGACCAACTAGTGAATGGGACCCAATTGTGTTAAACTACACTTCAGGTACGACTTCTTCTCCTAAAGGTGTAGTTCATTGTCACAGAGGCTCATTCATCACAGCCCTTAATTGTCTTGTTGATTGGTTTGTACCGAGTCAACCTGTATTTTTATGGACCTTACCCATGTTTCACTCCAATGGGTGGAACTACCCGTGGGGCATGGCTGTAGTAGGTGGGGTCAATATTTGTCTTAGAAAATTTGATGGGTCAATTATTTATAGCTTGATTAAGAAACATAATGTAACGCACATGTGTGCTGCCCCGGTCGTGCTTAACATGCTATCAAATACTGTATCTACCACTCTGGAAAAGCCAGTCCACATCCTTACCGCCGGAGCTCCACCGCCGGCGGCGGTACTCTCTCGGACGGAGTCTTTAGGTTTCATAATAACTCATGGTTACGGAATGACAGAAACCGGTGGGAGTGTAACGTCGTGTGCATGGAAACAAAAGTGGAACCATTTCCCGGTGACAGAAAGAGCGAGACTAAAAGCAAGACAAGGAGTAAGAACGGTAGCGATGACAGAGGTGGATGTAATCGATTCGGAAACCGGAAAGAGCGTAAAACGAGACGGATTATCGCTGGGGGAGATCGTTTTACGCGGCGGGTGTATCATGCTAGGTTATCTGAAGAATCCAGAGGCTACCGCAAAACAAATGAAAGAGAATGGTTGGTTTTACACAGGGGACGTGGGTGTAATGCATGCAGATGGTTACTTAGAGATTAAAGATCGATCTAAAGATGTGATAATCAGTGGCGGAGAGAATATAAGCAGTGTGGAGGTTGAGTCTGTGCTGTATAGTTATCCAGATATTGAAGAAGCGGCTGTTGTGGCTAGACCGGATGAGTTTTGGGGTGAGAGTCCTTGTGCATTTGTGACATTGAAGAAGAGTAAAAATAAGGGTTTGTGTGATCAGAAAACGGTGGAGAAGGAGATTATTGAGTATTGTAAGGCTAAGATGCCTCATTACATGGTTCCTAAGACAGTTGTTGTGTTTAAGGAAGAATTGCCTAAAACATCTACTGGTAAGATCAAGAAGTTTTTGCTGAGGGATATGGCTAGAGCCATGGGTGAGTCCAGATCTAGTCGCTTGTGA